One genomic segment of Stigmatopora argus isolate UIUO_Sarg chromosome 3, RoL_Sarg_1.0, whole genome shotgun sequence includes these proteins:
- the tp53i11b gene encoding tumor protein p53-inducible protein 11b: MASKPHPPLMKKHSQTDLISRLKSRKILGVGGEDDDGEVHRSKISQMLGNEMKFAVREPIGLRMWLLTSAVGFTVIAIMALVFPNHLYEVVFEEELSTPSLSVRLYGGALLSLALIIWNGLYTAEKIVIQWTLLSEACYFAVQFLVTSITLIEIGILPNTAILLLLSRVLFLVVTMAYYYHLGRKPKKI; the protein is encoded by the exons ATGGCTTCAAAACCCCACCCCCCTCTGATGAAGAAGCACAGTCAGACAGATTTGATAAGCCGCCTGAAAAGCCGAAAAATTCTCGGAGTTGGAGGTGAAGATGATGATGGGGAAGTTCACCGATCAAAG ATCAGTCAGATGCTGGGAAACGAGATGAAGTTTGCCGTTCGTGAGCCAATCGGGCTGAG GATGTGGTTGCTAACCTCAGCAGTGGGTTTTACAGTCATTGCCATAATG GCCTTGGTGTTTCCCAACCATCTGTATGAGGTTGTTTTTGAGGAGGAGTTATCAACACCCAGCCTCTCTGTTCGCCTTTACGGAGGAGCACTCCTCA GCTTGGCCCTCATCATTTGGAATGGCCTCTACACCGCAGAGAAGATTGTCATCCAGTGGACTCTGCTGAGTGAAGCTTGCTACTTTGCAGTGCAGTTTCTCG TGACTTCCATCACCTTAATTGAGATTGGCATTCTACCCAATACTGCCATACTGCTGCTTCTCAGCAGAGTCCTCTTTCTGGTGGTCACCATGGCTTACTACTACCACCTGGGTCGGAAGCCAAAGAAGATCTAA
- the cd82b gene encoding CD82 molecule b — protein sequence MTQGCTTVTKYFLFLFNLIFFVCGALIMGFGLWVLFDNQSFIAVLQESSDSVKVASYILIGVGSLSMAMGFFGCIGAIYEVRCLLGLYFSCLLLILIAQVTAGVLIYFQRDQLKSEMSNIIQDMIVHYTGHNKTSEHTWDYIQSTMKCCGWMGPNNWSDNMLIKNSSQNLYSCSCRNESLPGSDIKMEGLCEHLSSELPVYQTGCMSNVEKWLLENCGVILGICVGVAVVELLGMILSMCLCKSIVQQDYAKVSKY from the exons ATGACGCAAGGATGCACAACCGTCACCAAGTACTTTCTCTTCCTCTTCAACCTTATCTTCTTT GTCTGTGGAGCATTGATCATGGGCTTCGGACTGTGGGTTCTTTTTGATAACCAGAGCTTCATTGCTGTTCTAC AGGAATCGTCAGACTCTGTGAAAGTGGCTTCCTACATCCTTATAGGAGTGGGTTCCTTGTCAATGGCCATGGGCTTCTTCGGGTGCATCGGTGCCATCTATGAAGTTCGTTGCTTGCTTGGTCTG TACTTCTCATGCCTCCTGCTTATCCTTATCGCCCAAGTGACTGCTGGAGTTCTCATCTACTTCCAAAGAGATCAG ttgAAAAGTGAAATGTCAAACATCATCCAGGACATGATCGTCCACTATACTGGCCACAACAAAACTTCAGAGCACACTTGGGACTATATCCAAAGTACA ATGAAGTGCTGTGGATGGATGGGTCCTAACAATTGGTCTGACAACATGCTGATCAAGAATAGCTCCCAAAACCTTTATTCTTGTTCGTGTCGCAACGAGTCATTGCCTGGTAGCGACATCAAGATGGAGGGTCTGTGCGAGCACCTTTCCTCAGAACTTCCAGTCTACCAAACG GGTTGCATGAGCAATGTGGAAAAATGGCTTCTGGAGAATTGTGGAGTTATTTTGGGAATTTGCGTCGGAGTGGCAGTTGTGGAG CTTCTTGGCATGATCCTCTCCATGTGTCTGTGCAAGAGTATTGTTCAGCAAGATTATGCCAAAGTGTCCAAGTACTGA
- the LOC144071542 gene encoding tetraspanin-18B-like, with protein MGHGEASARRTSITGDCLSCIKYLMLIFNTSFVVAGCLLVGLGLLGMLGTSTLGAVVNLHQGLKLAIYFVLGVGASLFLLGFLGCCGTLRENRCLLLFFLLLIFFVFLAELGAAGWTLSTQRESLTVDELAKQMKHKFKSDEKDPYSKAWTTLMFKYDCCGIKGMQDFQGNSHVAPHKVPLSCCITMETEATECRQGQSSKIHQEGCYQKIYETVEPYMYIGLAFCILILTFELLAMSVAMCLFRGLQFV; from the exons ATG GGGCACGGAGAGGCTTCAGCACGAAGGACATCAATCACGGGTGACTGTCTATCATGTATCAAGTACCTGATGTTGATCTTCAACACTTCCTTTGtc gTGGCGGGGTGTTTGCTGGTTGGTTTGGGATTGTTGGGAATGTTAGGCACTTCAACGTTGGGTGCAGTGGTTAATCTGCACCAAGGGCTAAAATTAGCCATTTACTTTGTCCTGGGAGTTGGAGCTTCACTCTTTCTTCTGGGCTTCCTGGGCTGCTGCGGAACGCTACGTGAAAATAGGTGTCTGCTCTTGTTT TTCCTTCTGCTCATCTTCTTCGTCTTTTTAGCAGAGTTAGGTGCTGCAGGTTGGACCCTGAGCACTCAGCGGGAATCG TTGACTGTGGATGAGTTAGCCAAGCAAATGAAGCACAAGTTTAAAAGCGATGAAAAAGACCCATATTCAAAAGCGTGGACGACTTTGATGTTTAAA TACGACTGCTGTGGCATAAAGGGTATGCAGGATTTTCAAGGCAATAGTCATGTAGCACCGCACAAAGTTCCGCTGAGCTGTTGCATAACTATGGAGACAGAAGCTACAGAATGTCGTCAAGGTCAAAGTTCAAAGATCCACCAAGAG GGCTGCTATCAAAAAATCTACGAAACTGTCGAACCTTACATGTACATAGGGTTAGCGTTCTGCATCCTGATACTGACTTTTGAG CTTTTGGCCATGTCTGTCGCTATGTGTCTCTTCAGAGGACTTCAGTTTGTGTAG